From the Musa acuminata AAA Group cultivar baxijiao chromosome BXJ3-1, Cavendish_Baxijiao_AAA, whole genome shotgun sequence genome, the window taaaaaaccatAAGGCAATTATCTAGTGAGCATGGATACAGCAGCAATCAACTTTACAAGGTAACAATACCATAAGAACAGCAAATTCAGAATAATCACTTCATGACCTACTGAAATGATCAATGATTGGTTGAGCTGATGATTCCCTTgacaatcaaaatcaattttgtagATGCATTATTTGCAAGATGAGCCACCAATTTAGCACTATTTAAAGGAAACTAAAGTTATAGTGATCAATGCtatgtaatgaaaataatatGCTAGATGCTAAAGAAGTCAATAAGGTTCTGCATTTATTTTTGACAAATCATGTGCCCCCTTAAGCATGCGAATCATACAAAGGTTAACCTAGCCTAAGTTGGGGAAAACCATGAGAAAATCTACACAAGCAACTTCTGATCAACGCTTTAGAATTTAGCCATTTAAGATTTTGTAATGACGTCACAATTAGGGAGCAATTGCATCTTTCAACACAATAACTGCTGCAAAAAGAAGGCATAATTAGGATAGGACTGCTGAAGATTACTAACCCCTGCCCACTCCCCAAGTGTTTTGGCGCTTGGTACGGTCACTAAATGCACATTGTGATCAGCACATAGTGCTTTGACCAGCTTGACATAGTCAGCCTGGTTGCAGTCCTCAGCTAGGATGCAAAGTTGCGCAGCATGCTTCTCGATTGCCTTCGCAGCTTCATGAAGTCCACGAACAAGCCCATCATGGGCCAACGATTTCTTCATCACAAGCTGCAGAGCTGTCATCAAGTCCATGGGCTCTCCAAGAGCTGGGGCATTCTCAGCCGTGACAGCAACTTCACTGTCATCAGCAAGAGCACAACAATAAGATGGATGCCTACTGCTTGGGCAGAATGTTGAAAGAATTATACAGATAATTAGAAATAAAGATAACTTGACAACCTGCAGAACTAGATAATGCCATGATGACTACTTTCAATTAATGAATTTGGGGAAGCATTTACAAAGTCAGCATGTTCACCAGTGAATGAAAAATCAACTTACTAGTCAGGCAAGTAGCACATCACTCCCTCTTTTGAGGGGGGTCGAATGCCAAAACGTTATACACAAATTATTCACAAATTATTCCTAGTAACTTAAATTACCATCATACTGCAGTTTCAGATGAGAATAACAGTAAGTTGACCATAAATGAGAATTATGAACAAGTAATGCAATGCAATACACAGAAACAAGGTGCAAAAGGGTGGACCACCAAAACCTACATGTTGATTGGTTATGGTATAGCTCAAGAATATGGATCAAAAGTATGTATGACCCAACCATTCATGTCCTGTCCACTAACTCAAAACATCATCAAATACACACTTCAAGCTTGTTTTAGCATGGGaatattcttttttctttggGCTACTGTTGGTGCCAAGGAACACAACCAGTTCTCTTGGTAAATTCTTCATGCTTGCATTGGATTTCTCCAAGTTTGTGGAAAATTGAGGATGGATCTCAATAGACCGTGCTCATAATATACACAATATTGGGTCCCTCTATTTTCCAATCATCTATATAGGGTTCTTGGTTATACCTTTCATGAATCTGGCATAAGTTTGTATTAACAAGATCAATAGACCGTGCTCATAATATACACAATATTGTGTCCCTATATTTTCCAATCATCTATATAGGGTTCTTGGTTATACCTTTCATGAATCTGGTATAAGTTTGTATTAACAAGATCTTGACACCCAACTCCAAGAGATCTTATCAGTTCTTGTTTTGGTGAACAAGGTTTGTAAAATTTACCAGTTAGACCATGTTCTTCAACCACAATCTGTCAAACAGATCCCTTGGAATTGCAAATCAAGATGGGTAGAAGCAGAAAAGT encodes:
- the LOC135629074 gene encoding small ribosomal subunit protein eS12-like, with product MAAEVAVTAENAPALGEPMDLMTALQLVMKKSLAHDGLVRGLHEAAKAIEKHAAQLCILAEDCNQADYVKLVKALCADHNVHLVTVPSAKTLGEWAGLCKIDSEGKARKVVGCSCVVLKDYGEESEGLHIVQEYVKSH